The Glycine max cultivar Williams 82 chromosome 3, Glycine_max_v4.0, whole genome shotgun sequence sequence aaaaattaactaaaaattattacattttataatatactttacataatcgattacaatctactttacccaaatttcagatattatatataagttaacATGTTATTTTACCTAAAAGTATAAgttttgaattagaaaaaaagttatattgtttaaaaattaaaaattattaatttcactACTATTGAAGCatgaaatatgaaaagaaataaagactttcaaatctttaattatattaataatgtcAATAATTTGTTAAATGAATGAATGTCTTTTTtagatatatgtatatattataattgaaaaattgacaacacttatcatacaatttattttatttaaaaatggttGATACAAGTAATAGATGCTTGTGtttcataataaaattgttCAGGATTTGAATTTAtagtatgaaataaattatgttaaaagaaaaatattgtcCTAACAAATATTAACCATTTTTatggtaaaaaaacaaaaatataattaaattaattgaatcacatatttttttaaaaaaataaattagtggatatatacaaaatcaaaatagtataaaaatatttccacaataaaaataaatatgctagTTGGACCGCGGCCTAGAGCATGACTGGGCTTACACTCATTCATTCACTTAGGCTGTTCCAGCTCACCCTAGTCCTGGGCCTTTTGAGCCTCCATATTTACTTGCTGCACCATGGCATTACTCACAAGCAACACAACGACAACAGTAGTGAAGAGAAACCTTATGGCATTGTATAGCGGATTGCGCCAGTAAGACCAATGTTGTTTCCATAAGCAAACCATGCATTGGGTAAAACAAGAACTAACGAATAACCACCAGAAAAAACACCTCCATCAGCTACCAAATCTCGGTGCATTTCACTCCCCAGGAAAACAGTCATGGTAAGAATCGCCACCACAGCAACCTTAAACATAATAGAAACACTTGAGTAAGTAACTTATCATGAAACTAAGATAATTTGAAAAACTCatgttcaaattcaaatatacgTACTTAGCAAAGTTTGAAGATGTAGTAAAATGAAATGCGCTTCATGGGTAAATTCTCACATAGACCAATTAGTTGCAGTTATAAACttaatgatgcatttcaaggtTAAGACCAAGCttgtttttacttgttgtaACACATTTCCTTTGTCCACCAGAGATACCTCTTAACATCGCATTTTTCACAATATCTAACTCGCGCAACCAGCAGATGGCCTCTCTTTCCTGAACTTGGGGCAGACAATTTCTTGTAATTTGAATAGGCCAGAACAACACTTAATTACAGTTTCAggaaagatgttttttttaataattaactaaaGCACCTTTGTGAAAATTGTTTTAAGTTAAGATGAAGCATTCATCTACCATTTAAAACCTGTTTTAAGTAAGGACGTGCAATAATTTAGAAAGACAATTCAACCACCGGTGTGTTTATTCTCTCTTATTTACattaacaatgaaaataaaaaataaaagtaaatatccTAAAATAATCCTATATAATCAAGAAAATTCAAACTAGAGGTTACCTTCGATGTTACGCCCATCAGTAAACCGATTCCCAAATggaattgtatatttatttgcCTGTTAATAAACAGATATGAATCAAATCAAAGAGCTCAGAGCAAAAAACTCCTCTATCTGTCTGGAATGAATGTATCTCCTGTCTAAGGTTTCCGTTAACTAATGAAGAGAATTACAAGAGATCGTTCTTAACGAGGATTACGTTACACtatattatattgttaataAAATGTGACTCCTTCCAAAGATATAACACTGTAAGTTGAAGAGGGATTCCTCGTGAATCAAGCGGGTGGCGTGGTTAGAACACTCTACAACTCTCAAATACCAAACCTCAAAGGTGAAGACTAAAgacaatatgatttttttaatataattaaaattaaaattttcaaacaaaagaggggaaaaagaaaaatattttttttatctgacaTAAAAGCAATTATATATTTAGGTAACAACCTAGCTAGTTCCTTCATACATAAGATAAACTTATAGTATTGATCAAAATATGAAATTGTTTCCTCATGTTGAAGGTATGTACTTAACAGTACTCCCTCCCACCTCTACTCTACTCTGGAGAGAGCTAGGGATTCCATCTTTCTAGCATATATATACTTAATTTGGACCAAAGAGAGAGACGCGTCTCTCATAACCTGTCCTGTGCTCGAGAAGATAAACTCTATCtcttaataagttaattaagaATGTTAAGCTTAGTTGAAAGCTGGCTAATGGAGGCACCTTTTATGGGCCTCATGATGTCAAACTTTGATTACATTAAGCCTAGTAATTAGTAGTAACCTAGAATGGGAAATTAAGTaaaaccaagtccaaatttggagccaacaAACACTGTCACTAGCAACAGCTTCTCATAACAAAGCCTCTGTCTAATAGTGTGGACATTAGGTGTTTAACAATAAATAGCTTCCTAATTCATTTTGGACCTTCCCTCCTTTCCCTTCTCTTCCCATCAAGCAAAGGATCGTATTACACCAAATCAGTTTTTTCGGAAGTTAgtagtcccccccccccccccccaccaaAAGCTGTGATCAATCATGAATCCCGCACCCTCTTATTTTACAATTCAACCCGGTTATGTCATTGATTTGTTTGAAAGCATAGTGCAGACTACTATTTCACACATAATTACATATAGGCAATTTTTAATACACAAAAAAAGCCTAcagttaaaaagaaaatctgtaatattatacaaatatgcataattcatttttaaaatatataataacaatgACCAAATTCTAATTTATTAGGCGAGGGTTAGTCATATGAATCAAATGACACTGTAATGTTTTGTTATataaaccatgtttataaaaaactattaaactTCTAAATCATGGCCTTTTCATGTCTTCTTCACATATACttcaataaacaaataattattactAACAATGGTAAAATGAATTGTACGACCCGTTGGGTCAAACGTGACAAATGGAACTAACCTAAATTATATATGGATCTTATTTTTTTGTCCAGAATCAATGACATATCAAGTCAATccatattgatttattttattttttaaaatctaaatttatataaattctaaACTCAAAAAAACATCATATTATTATCTTTAGTTATTATCGGGTCAATTCATATTGATCCAATTCTGTCTGgatcatttttttagtttaatccGACTCGATCCATTTTATTATCTTTAGTTATTATACACAAGTACAACTTGATTATAGATTTAATGTTGTTCTTATTGTCAAAATGaggtaaaaattattattccatTTGGTATAGTGGATTGACAGCCATTTAGAAATCTTTTATATTCTagaattattcttatttttatccatttggCCTAGCGTGAAtttaaaaaagatgaaataagTGTTTTATTTATGTTGTTCTTAATTAGCAAGTATTCTATAAATGAATGATGATATTTAAACACCCCTGTATTATAAACATCCGACGGTCACTTCGTATTTCTCTATCTTCTTCTttataaaatcatattatttattatatatatatatatatatatatatatatatatatatatatatatatatatatatatatatatatatatatatatatatttttttttttttttcattctctctttGGGTATGAAATAGCATTTTAGGTttgtaaatatgtttttccctttaaagattaattagaattcaaaattgaagaagaaaacatgGGGGACTTTGGGTACGTTAGAGCATAAAACCTGGGCGAGTTTATAATTTAACAGCGAAACGCAAGCACCCCACTCTTGGATCTGATTGGCGAGAATGTCTTCGTCTTCTTCGGGCTTGATTTTCCGAGGGCACGAGGCCCATCCCATGGACGACGCCTATTACCCGAAGCCGCAGAAGCCATGGCTCTCCTTCGGCTACCTCCTCCGCGAACAGCGTCTCCACTTCCTCCTCCTCGGCTTTGTCCTCGCaaccctcttcttcttcctcctcccaTCATCGTCCCCTTCCCAACCCCTTGGAGCCCACGACCCATTCCCCACCCCTTACTTGGAGCCCACCCGCTGGCCCACCAACTCCCGAAGCTACGACGTCGTCTCCGTGCATTCCGTGGGAAAAATCCCTCTCGGGATTAAGCGGAAGGGGCTCCGGATCGTCGTCACCGGTGGGGCCGGCTTCGTCGGGTCTCACTTGGTGGATCGGTTGATTGCCCGAGGAGACAGCGTCATCGTCGTCGACAATTTTTTCACCGGAATGAAAGAAAACGTGATGCACCATTTTGGGAACCCCAACTTCGAGCTCATCCGACACGACGTCGTTGAGCCTCTCCTGTTAGAGGTCGACCAGATCTACCATCTCGCTTGCCCCGCATCCCCTGTCCATTACAAGTTTAATCCAGTCAAGACTATCATATCCTTTTCTTACATTCTATTCtattctatttattattattattgtggtgTGTGTTTTGGAATTGGAATTATCCTTAATTGAGCTAGTTTTAATTCACAAGACCAACGTGGTCGGGACGCTGAACATGCTGGGACTTGCTAAAAGAGTGGGTGCTAGGTTCTTGTTAACCAGTACCAGTGAGATTTATGGTGATCCTCTGGAACACCCTCAGAAGGAAACCTATTGGGGCAACGTTAATCCCATTGGTCAGTtcccatctctctctctcttatcttCTTTCTGTTAGCAATACCCTATGGTGTGAGATTCGCATGCTCTGCGCCAGAGATGCAAGTTAGTTTAGATTTACAAGACTCACCTGAGAAGTGAGAACCATGGTGTTGCGAGAGCACACCACTGTTTGTTTCTGTGTGTTTTCCTTTTCAAACAAGAGCACTTTtctttcttcaaattttttatataaaatattagtaacaaaatattttaaaatcagaccaataatgagaaaaacttaaaatttacaTTCATTTGGTAAAAAATCCGGAAAAAGGACAGTCAAACCAACCGTGGTTTTTGGCTTGTGAGACACGTGGGACATCATAACAGGACCACGTTTCCCATACCCTGTCAAAATTATCATGGCCCACGAGGAAATACCTCGTTCCAGGGTCCACCAACGGAGTGTTCAGATCTTTGTTTGTTGTTCTCTCTACAATCATAATGTGAAATTGCAATGATCACACTCACACTATATTGCACTATAAAAATCATCATCGTAAAAGGTGAAAACTTAAAAGGGCTGATTTATTCTATCCGCATGAATCGAAgaaagtttcaaaaaaaatttataaaaacttaatctcatgtttaattaaatgaattagaTTCCATTGAACTGAAAAGGGTTGATACTTGGCGTTTTCAGTACGATAACGACTAACCCACAAGTACAAACTATACAATGTTTGGTGTggttaaacaaaaacaaaaggaataatATAGTACCCGACAATCATCGATAATCGTGTATAGAATGATTAGAATCACGATTTACTTTCATgagattaattaagtttttacttttttttggtagtattaagtttttttatttgatattacttAATAAAAAGTATATGTAAAATATATCATGAAAATACTTGCCATTTCATCTTTAGTTTCCAAAGTAGAAGGATTAGAAATGGAAGGCTTGCCAAAAATTTGACtccagattattttttttttcctttgttaaaAAGTAATTCATCctctcattcattttctttagtATTAAAACGGCATACCAAATATTGATAGGTGTTCGAAGCTGCTATGACGAGGGAAAGCGTACTGCTGAGACGTTGACCATGGATTACCACAGAGGAGCTGGAGTCGAGGTAATTTTCAATCTGCCTAACATATCTACCTCTTAATTGTTCTATTTTCTTtgctaattaatttcatttttcaagcaaacaaaaataatttcaaatttttgtttgtatatcatttttttcaggTGAGAATAGCTAGGATTTTCAACACCTACGGGCCACGAATGTGCTTAGATGATGGTCGCGTCGTTAGTAACTTCGTCGCTCAGgtaattaaactcaaatttgtTTTCAAGTTTGGAATGCATATGGTGGCTTTCTTAGTCAAGTGTCGCTAATTGGTGGCGTTAATACAGGCACTAAGGAAGGAGCCTTTGACGGTTTATGGGGATGGGAAGCAGACTAGGAGTTTTCAATATGTTTCTGATTTGGTAAGTCATatacttctttttctctctcgtCTATTAATAATTAGTATGCTGATAAAAGCAAGTCTTGTCTAATATGTTTTGtctaatcaaatataaattttagtttcacatatatatatatattgtttccGATGCTTCAATTGGAAGTAGCTTGACTTTCAAGCCAGAAACACGTGAACTTAATTTCCCCGGTGCATACTGCATATatacacaacaaacaattcttggcTTCATGTAATCACTCTTTTCTTCCGGCATCCATTCACGTGTGAAAGTAGAATTATGGTTGAGAATCATAATTTCAATTCTAATTCAAGAGTAGTGATGGTGAGCGCAAGAGTGGTGACAATATAATAACGGTAAAAGTGATAACAATAGTTGATGATAATACTGACTGTGACATGACATCAATAGTAGTGGGGGCCAATGGTGATGAGGACAAAGAGTAGTTGTGTAATGCgtagtaatttaaaaattgtaatttgaaTGGAAGGTATTAGGAATTGAGAATGGtcaattttagttatattacaattacaattctacagaattgaattttgaaattgccgttttaatttttttttttttataaaaaaaagacttctAAATTTCATGTTGGCACAGGTGGAGGGGCTGATGCGCCTTATGGAAGGTGAACATGTTGGACCTTTCAATCTTGGAAATCCGGGTGAATTCACCATGCTTGAACTTGCCAAGGTAAAGTAGAGATTCTTGCTCTCATATATTCCTGAATAGAGGAAAACGTCGATgcttacctctttttttttttggtgagcaAAACTCTTATTTTTCACTATGCTTGTAACATTACCAATAGAAATTGGCCACAAAAATGTCTAAGGGCTATGAAGGAATATAAAAGTACTCATGATCATGCACATTACGTGGACAAAACCAAAAGTCAGAATCATACCTCTATGTTATATGAAATGATGCTTACTTAAAGGGAAGCATTTAGGCATCATTCTTAGAAATGAATTGTTGTGCCAAACAAATGGCTCTACTAACCCAGCCACATAAATATAAATGAGGAATGCCAATTGGGAAGAAAAGAATTGGTTTTGTGATAAGATGTTCTATGGTTAACGAACGATAATATTGTATATTTGGTGATGGTGATGCAGGTGGTACAAGAAACAATAGATCCAGAGGCTAAGATAGAGTACAGGCCCAACACAGAGGATGACCCACACAAGAGAAAGCCTGATATTAGTAGGGCCAAGGAGCAACTGGGCTGGGAACCCAAGGTGGACCTACGGAAGGGACTCCCTCTAATGGTTTCTGACTTCCGACAACGCATTTTTGGGGACCAAAAGGAAGGAACAACCTCTGCCTAATTCTTGCTAGGAAAATGGAAATTGAAGTTGCAAAAGGGGATTGTAGTTTGCATTTTCATAGCATTAGCCAGAAAACAGTTAGTGGGATTTCCCATCTCTTCACATTAGTCAGAGCTATATACATAAATTTCCCTTTTGTAGTTTGTCCTTTATGAATTTTTATAGTATGTAATGTACCGTTGATGTCCATATTGATGATTATATTTCTAAAATTCCGACCCTTATTCCCCCTTAGCCATGATATTCGGTACTAAAGTATACAAGAAAGTTTATAAACGTCTAATGATTAATTATGAAACGGAAATATGTCTGAGAATTTACCTTTGGACATGAGTTGCAAAAACATTGAACCTAATGGAGATGTGCCGCATATCAAATTATTCGAATAAAACAGACACAGGATTGTCTTTTCTAATTCTCTTTCCTCTGCATCTTTGTTATTAACTTTTAAGGGGACTTGTATAGATTGGTTTTGCTGGTATTACTATAACTTTATAAGCTTATTAGCCCAATTATAGTATCATCGAATTTTGTTATTGATGTTAACCCAATGGAAATTTTGTGAAACGACGCTATTTGGAGCTTTGCCACATTTCGCTTTACTTTTTGTAAGTGGACTCCTACCAATTAGGCGAGCACGGGGAAATGGCCACATAATAAAACGGTATATAGGTACATGCCACATGATCACAGTCCCTAACTCCCTACCATAGTAGcacaacaatttaaaattttaaattgctGAGTGGTATAGCATGCGGTTTCCTTTCAACCCACAAAGATAGCTTCTTCGCCCGTTTGCTTGCTTTACAATCTTTGGTGATGATGCAACTGTTGTAAATCTCTCAATCCCATAGTTACAAGTCTCAATTTGTTGTGATGAAGCATGAGTGGCATTGCTGGTGTGCTTGTCTAGCCACATTATAATGTCTGCAAAGACTTTTTCGATGTTCTCATCAGTCTCCCCCGATGTTAAGCCATGCCACATTCCAGGGTACAATTTTATGGTCTTATCTTTGCTACTGGCTCGCTCATATAATGCCCTGCTTACTTCTGGATCTGTCACTGTATCAGCTTCTCCATGCAATACAAAAAACGGCAGGGTCACCTGCTCAAAACTCAGTCAATGAACCAAACAAAATCAGGTATAATAAGTATATATAAGAAgtggtaattttttattgtgaaCTAGATCCAATATAAAATCAAACGAGTTTATAACCTTATATAAGCTGTCTTCAAGGCTCATGCTGATTCTCAACATTTCTAATGCTGTTTTTAGCCTTGGCTTGTCCTGGTATATCAACTTGTTTTTCCTTATCTGCAATGACCCTcataggaagaggcacattagTTAACCCTAGCACTAAATCAACAAGACTTTAAGTCATTTAAGCAAGCATctcaattacaatttacaatatAAACCTCACCCTCTCTCGTTTAGCAGGGTCTTTAAAGGCTGAATCGATGACATCCTTTGTGGGAACTATCTTCCACTTTGGGATTATATCTTCAACTTTAGTTAATATGTTGACCACCACCGGGTGTGGCTTCACCTTCTCTGATATCTGGCTTATTGTTTCAACATTTGAATAagccatgtttaatttttacgtAGGAAAAAGTAACTATTCAATTAATGGAATTAATAGAGTtactcaaattatttttattccattag is a genomic window containing:
- the LOC100783471 gene encoding caffeoylshikimate esterase isoform X1, whose protein sequence is MDLEFEYQEEYRRNSRGVQLFTCKWLPFSSPKGLVFLCHGYGMECSGFMRECGVRLACAKYAVFGMDYEGHGRSEGARCYIKKFDNIVNDCYDFFKSVSELQEYKAKARFLYGESMGGAVSLLLHKKDPSFWDGAVLVAPMCKISEKVKPHPVVVNILTKVEDIIPKWKIVPTKDVIDSAFKDPAKRERIRKNKLIYQDKPRLKTALEMLRISMSLEDSLYKVTLPFFVLHGEADTVTDPEVSRALYERASSKDKTIKLYPGMWHGLTSGETDENIEKVFADIIMWLDKHTSNATHASSQQIETCNYGIERFTTVASSPKIVKQANGRRSYLCGLKGNRMLYHSAI
- the LOC100783471 gene encoding caffeoylshikimate esterase isoform X3 encodes the protein MDLEFEYQEEYRRNSRGVQLFTCKWLPFSSPKGLVFLCHGYGMECSGFMRECGVRLACAKYAVFGMDYEGHGRSEGARCYIKKFDNIVNDCYDFFKSVSELQEYKAKARFLYGESMGGAVSLLLHKKDPSFWDGAVLVAPMCKIRKNKLIYQDKPRLKTALEMLRISMSLEDSLYKVTLPFFVLHGEADTVTDPEVSRALYERASSKDKTIKLYPGMWHGLTSGETDENIEKVFADIIMWLDKHTSNATHASSQQIETCNYGIERFTTVASSPKIVKQANGRRSYLCGLKGNRMLYHSAI
- the LOC100783471 gene encoding caffeoylshikimate esterase isoform X2, whose translation is MECSGFMRECGVRLACAKYAVFGMDYEGHGRSEGARCYIKKFDNIVNDCYDFFKSVSELQEYKAKARFLYGESMGGAVSLLLHKKDPSFWDGAVLVAPMCKISEKVKPHPVVVNILTKVEDIIPKWKIVPTKDVIDSAFKDPAKRERIRKNKLIYQDKPRLKTALEMLRISMSLEDSLYKVTLPFFVLHGEADTVTDPEVSRALYERASSKDKTIKLYPGMWHGLTSGETDENIEKVFADIIMWLDKHTSNATHASSQQIETCNYGIERFTTVASSPKIVKQANGRRSYLCGLKGNRMLYHSAI
- the LOC100782935 gene encoding UDP-glucuronic acid decarboxylase 2 gives rise to the protein MSSSSSGLIFRGHEAHPMDDAYYPKPQKPWLSFGYLLREQRLHFLLLGFVLATLFFFLLPSSSPSQPLGAHDPFPTPYLEPTRWPTNSRSYDVVSVHSVGKIPLGIKRKGLRIVVTGGAGFVGSHLVDRLIARGDSVIVVDNFFTGMKENVMHHFGNPNFELIRHDVVEPLLLEVDQIYHLACPASPVHYKFNPVKTIKTNVVGTLNMLGLAKRVGARFLLTSTSEIYGDPLEHPQKETYWGNVNPIGVRSCYDEGKRTAETLTMDYHRGAGVEVRIARIFNTYGPRMCLDDGRVVSNFVAQALRKEPLTVYGDGKQTRSFQYVSDLVEGLMRLMEGEHVGPFNLGNPGEFTMLELAKVVQETIDPEAKIEYRPNTEDDPHKRKPDISRAKEQLGWEPKVDLRKGLPLMVSDFRQRIFGDQKEGTTSA